Proteins found in one Mustela lutreola isolate mMusLut2 chromosome 10, mMusLut2.pri, whole genome shotgun sequence genomic segment:
- the MECR gene encoding enoyl-[acyl-carrier-protein] reductase, mitochondrial isoform X2 → MFGCLICTPEQSHRFLWLKNLELAAVGGSDVHVKMLAAPINPSDINMIQGNYGLLPKLPAVGGNEGVGQVVAVGSSLTGVKPGDWVIPANAGLGTWRTEAVFSEEAVISIPSDLPLQSAATLSVNPCTAYRMLMDFEQLQPGDCVIQNASNSGVGQAVIQIAAALGLRTINVVRDRPDFQKLTDRLKSLGAEHVLTEEELRKPEMKNFFKDMPPPRLALNCVGGKSSTELLRHLAPGGTMVTYGGMAKQPVIASVSQLIFKDLKLRGFWLSQWKQDHSPAQFKELILTLCGLISRGQLTAPACSEVPLQDYQRALEASMQPFVSSKQILTMC, encoded by the exons ATGTTTGGGTGCCTCATTTGCACTCCAGAACAGAGCCACCGGTTCCTTtg GCTGAAGAACCTGGAGCTAGCTGCTGTGGGCGGATCAGACGTCCATGTGAAGATGCTGGCAGCCCCTATCAATCCATCTGACATAAATATGATCCAAG GAAATTATGGCCTCCTTCCCAAGCTCCCTGCCGTTGGAGGGAATGAAGGCGTTGGACAGGTGGTAGCAGTGGGCAGCAGTTTGACTGGGGTGAAGCCAGGAGACTGGGTGATTCCAGCCAATGCCGGTTTGG GAACCTGGCGGACGGAGGCTGTGTTCAGTGAGGAAGCAGTGATCAGCATTCCAAGTGACCTCCCTCTTCAGAGTGCCGCCACCCTGAGTGTCAATCCCTGCACGGCCTACAGGATGTTGATGGACTTCGAGCAGCTGCAGCCAG GAGACTGTGTCATCCAGAATGCATCCAACAGTGGAGTGGGGCAAGCAGTCATCCAGATCGCCGCAGCCCTGGGCCTGAGGACCATCAATGTGGTCCGAGACAG ACCTGACTTCCAAAAGCTGACTGACAGACTGAAGAGTCTGGGGGCCGAGCATGTTCTCACAGAAGAGGAGCTAAGGAAGCCTGAGATGAAAAACTTCTTTAAG GACATGCCCCCGCCGCGGCTTGCTCTCAACTGTGTTGGTGGGAAAAGCTCCACAGAACTGCTGCGACACTTAGC GCCTGGGGGAACCATGGTGACCTACGGGGGAATGGCCAAGCAGCCCGTCATAGCCTCTGTG AGCCAGCTCATTTTTAAGGATCTCAAACTTCGAGGCTTTTGGTTGTCCCAGTGGAAGCAGGACCACAGTCCAG CCCAGTTCAAGGAGCTGATTCTCACGCTGTGCGGTCTCATCAGCCGAGGCCAGCTCACAGCCCCTGCCTGCTCCGAGGTCCCACTGCAGGACTACCAGCGTGCCTTGGAAGCCTCGATGCAGCCCTTCGTGTCTTCAAAGCAGATTCTCACCATGTGCTAA
- the MECR gene encoding enoyl-[acyl-carrier-protein] reductase, mitochondrial isoform X3 translates to MGITGTQPRLKNLELAAVGGSDVHVKMLAAPINPSDINMIQGNYGLLPKLPAVGGNEGVGQVVAVGSSLTGVKPGDWVIPANAGLGTWRTEAVFSEEAVISIPSDLPLQSAATLSVNPCTAYRMLMDFEQLQPGDCVIQNASNSGVGQAVIQIAAALGLRTINVVRDRPDFQKLTDRLKSLGAEHVLTEEELRKPEMKNFFKDMPPPRLALNCVGGKSSTELLRHLAPGGTMVTYGGMAKQPVIASVSQLIFKDLKLRGFWLSQWKQDHSPAQFKELILTLCGLISRGQLTAPACSEVPLQDYQRALEASMQPFVSSKQILTMC, encoded by the exons GCTGAAGAACCTGGAGCTAGCTGCTGTGGGCGGATCAGACGTCCATGTGAAGATGCTGGCAGCCCCTATCAATCCATCTGACATAAATATGATCCAAG GAAATTATGGCCTCCTTCCCAAGCTCCCTGCCGTTGGAGGGAATGAAGGCGTTGGACAGGTGGTAGCAGTGGGCAGCAGTTTGACTGGGGTGAAGCCAGGAGACTGGGTGATTCCAGCCAATGCCGGTTTGG GAACCTGGCGGACGGAGGCTGTGTTCAGTGAGGAAGCAGTGATCAGCATTCCAAGTGACCTCCCTCTTCAGAGTGCCGCCACCCTGAGTGTCAATCCCTGCACGGCCTACAGGATGTTGATGGACTTCGAGCAGCTGCAGCCAG GAGACTGTGTCATCCAGAATGCATCCAACAGTGGAGTGGGGCAAGCAGTCATCCAGATCGCCGCAGCCCTGGGCCTGAGGACCATCAATGTGGTCCGAGACAG ACCTGACTTCCAAAAGCTGACTGACAGACTGAAGAGTCTGGGGGCCGAGCATGTTCTCACAGAAGAGGAGCTAAGGAAGCCTGAGATGAAAAACTTCTTTAAG GACATGCCCCCGCCGCGGCTTGCTCTCAACTGTGTTGGTGGGAAAAGCTCCACAGAACTGCTGCGACACTTAGC GCCTGGGGGAACCATGGTGACCTACGGGGGAATGGCCAAGCAGCCCGTCATAGCCTCTGTG AGCCAGCTCATTTTTAAGGATCTCAAACTTCGAGGCTTTTGGTTGTCCCAGTGGAAGCAGGACCACAGTCCAG CCCAGTTCAAGGAGCTGATTCTCACGCTGTGCGGTCTCATCAGCCGAGGCCAGCTCACAGCCCCTGCCTGCTCCGAGGTCCCACTGCAGGACTACCAGCGTGCCTTGGAAGCCTCGATGCAGCCCTTCGTGTCTTCAAAGCAGATTCTCACCATGTGCTAA